Proteins from a genomic interval of Capsicum annuum cultivar UCD-10X-F1 chromosome 4, UCD10Xv1.1, whole genome shotgun sequence:
- the LOC107868102 gene encoding uncharacterized protein LOC107868102 isoform X5, with protein sequence MVEVDASPPDLNEKASPPHQTMPMPSRRWNNSTGYLPPATPNSYQVPSEGEYAMGKRKDQGIGIPEGSRKKKKKQAGTPRPACSWVHFSRDFIKEYSATHPESSGLKAATKAASDAWKLMGPEEKAKYTTRAREVWDKYLSSTPARAPKPRKQTKLVTRCSPGRLLNVLQRLTPDQKEAVKSMGFGSILGLRCRTLRRSLCLWLLERFNTVRRSLEICGERIPLTPRDVELVMGLPASGKDVVNSGSDELILELRKRYNATNRGISVRLLEERLAAPEAGEDFKRSFVLYVMGTLLCPTARLDVSPSFLHFLTNMDVLHQYNWGKFLLDRLVREISRFRQGKQLAVGGCLLFLQLFYYESVAVGAAYESAPVAFPCLFSWGEEEISEREKQEKELGGYGSGEDMEDQEYEDTLTEQEHEHTDSIEGNVVCAEIEVVEGSGQVTCGNINYGCTEIVNNSKKRDHEEACPYAPCPCPLQNCSVVDSSKELSSHFSIKHWDSGTHFQYDCPLRVSLSKKETFLVLQSEKDGVLFLLAKGTQSIGHTVVITCIGPSSSKECFSYDVVSERGSSSLRLKSSAHSFPGRIQGLPPVDFLLVPFSHLGSSGQLDLEICIWSSTEPG encoded by the exons ATGGTCGAGGTTGATGCTTCTCCACCTGATCTCAACGAAAAAGCTTCTCCTCCTCATCAGACAATGCCAATG CCTTCACGCAGGTGGAATAATTctacgggatacctgccacctgcCACCCCCAACAGTtatcag GTGCCAAGTGAAGGAGAATATGCAATGGGAAAGAGGAAGGATCAAGGTATTGGTATACCTGAAGGgagtagaaaaaagaagaaaaagcaagCAGGCACTCCTCGTCCTGCTTGCTCTTGGGTGCACTTCAG CcgtgattttattaaagagtatagTGCTACTCATCCTGAATCTTCAGGCCTGAAAGCT GCCACAAAGGCAGCGTCAGATGCATGGAAGCTGATGGGTCCTGAGGAGAAGGCAAAGTACACTACTCGTGCCCGTGAAGTGTGGGATAAGTATCTGAGCTCAACACCTGCCCGTGCTCCCAAGCCAAGAAAACAG ACCAAATTAGTCACAAGGTGCTCTCCTGGTCGTCTACTAAATGTCTTACAACGGCTAACACCTGACCAGAAAGAGGCTGTAAAAAGCATGGGGTTTGGTAGCATCCTTGGTCTCAGATGTCGAACTCTTCGAAGAAGCTTATGTCTTTGGCTATTGGAGAGGTTCAATACTGTAAGACGCAGCTTGGAAATCTGTGGTGAGAGGATACCTTTAACTCCAAGGGACGTGGAACTTGTAATGGGCTTGCCTGCCAGTGGGAAAGATGTGGTGAACTCAGGGTCTGATGAATTGATTTTAGAATTACGTAAAAGATACAATGCTACCAATCGTGGGATTTCTGTCCGTCTTCTGGAGGAACGACTTGCAGCTCCAGAAGCTGGAGAGGATTTCAAAAGGTCATTCGTGCTTTATGTAATGGGCACTCTTTTGTGCCCAACTGCAAGGCTTGATGTAAGCCCTTCTTTCCTCCATTTTTTGACAAATATGGATGTACTCCATCAATATAATTGGGGCAAGTTCTTGCTTGACCGGCTAGTGCGGGAGATATCGCGTTTTCGTCAAGGGAAGCAACTCGCAGTTGGGGGCTGTCTTTTGTTTCTCCAG CTCTTTTACTATGAGAGTGTTGCTGTTGGAGCAGCATATGAATCAGCCCCTGTAGCTTTTCCTTGCCTATTCTCATGGGGTGAGGAGGAGATTAGTGAGAGGGAAAAGCAAGAGAAGGAACTTGGTGGTTATGGCTCAGGGGAG GATATGGAAGATCAGGAGTATGAGGATACCCTCACAGAACAG GAACATGAACACACAGATAGCATTGAGGGGAATGTAGTCTGTGCAGAGATTGAAGTAGTTGAAGGTTCAGGACAGGTAACTTGTGGAAATATCAATTATGGATGCACAGAAATTGTTAATAACTCGAAGAAAAGAGATCACGAAGAGGCCTGTCCCTATGCACCATGCCCATGCCCTCTCCAGAACTGTAGTGTtgttgattcctccaaagaactctCGTCACATTTCAGCATTAAGCACTGGGATTCAGGGACACACTTCCAGTATGATTGCCCATTGCGTGTCTCATTGAGCAAGAAGGAAACTTTCCTTGTTTTACAATCAGAAAAAGATGGGGTCCTTTTTCTTCTTGCCAAGGGAACACAAAGTATAGGGCATACCGTTGTGATTACTTGTATAGGTCCAAGCTCATCGAAGGAATGCTTCTCTTATGATGTTGTATCAGAAAGAGGAAGCAGCTCACTGAGATTAAAATCATCTGCTCATAGTTTTCCAGGTAGAATTCAAGGTTTACCCCCAGTGGATTTCCTTCTGGTTCCTTTTAGTCATCTCGGCTCATCCGGGCAGCTAGATTTAGAGATTTGTATATGGAGCTCGACAGAGCCTGGATAA
- the LOC107868102 gene encoding uncharacterized protein LOC107868102 isoform X3 — MPMPSRRWNNSTGYLPPATPNSYQVPSEGEYAMGKRKDQGIGIPEGSRKKKKKQAGTPRPACSWVHFSRDFIKEYSATHPESSGLKAATKAASDAWKLMGPEEKAKYTTRAREVWDKYLSSTPARAPKPRKQTKLVTRCSPGRLLNVLQRLTPDQKEAVKSMGFGSILGLRCRTLRRSLCLWLLERFNTVRRSLEICGERIPLTPRDVELVMGLPASGKDVVNSGSDELILELRKRYNATNRGISVRLLEERLAAPEAGEDFKRSFVLYVMGTLLCPTARLDVSPSFLHFLTNMDVLHQYNWGKFLLDRLVREISRFRQGKQLAVGGCLLFLQLFYYESVAVGAAYESAPVAFPCLFSWGEEEISEREKQEKELGGYGSGEVVCMERGLGMGSLGYKAQTDRMALRTVEPMPELSHAQDMEDQEYEDTLTEQEHEHTDSIEGNVVCAEIEVVEGSGQVTCGNINYGCTEIVNNSKKRDHEEACPYAPCPCPLQNCSVVDSSKELSSHFSIKHWDSGTHFQYDCPLRVSLSKKETFLVLQSEKDGVLFLLAKGTQSIGHTVVITCIGPSSSKECFSYDVVSERGSSSLRLKSSAHSFPGRIQGLPPVDFLLVPFSHLGSSGQLDLEICIWSSTEPG, encoded by the exons ATGCCAATG CCTTCACGCAGGTGGAATAATTctacgggatacctgccacctgcCACCCCCAACAGTtatcag GTGCCAAGTGAAGGAGAATATGCAATGGGAAAGAGGAAGGATCAAGGTATTGGTATACCTGAAGGgagtagaaaaaagaagaaaaagcaagCAGGCACTCCTCGTCCTGCTTGCTCTTGGGTGCACTTCAG CcgtgattttattaaagagtatagTGCTACTCATCCTGAATCTTCAGGCCTGAAAGCT GCCACAAAGGCAGCGTCAGATGCATGGAAGCTGATGGGTCCTGAGGAGAAGGCAAAGTACACTACTCGTGCCCGTGAAGTGTGGGATAAGTATCTGAGCTCAACACCTGCCCGTGCTCCCAAGCCAAGAAAACAG ACCAAATTAGTCACAAGGTGCTCTCCTGGTCGTCTACTAAATGTCTTACAACGGCTAACACCTGACCAGAAAGAGGCTGTAAAAAGCATGGGGTTTGGTAGCATCCTTGGTCTCAGATGTCGAACTCTTCGAAGAAGCTTATGTCTTTGGCTATTGGAGAGGTTCAATACTGTAAGACGCAGCTTGGAAATCTGTGGTGAGAGGATACCTTTAACTCCAAGGGACGTGGAACTTGTAATGGGCTTGCCTGCCAGTGGGAAAGATGTGGTGAACTCAGGGTCTGATGAATTGATTTTAGAATTACGTAAAAGATACAATGCTACCAATCGTGGGATTTCTGTCCGTCTTCTGGAGGAACGACTTGCAGCTCCAGAAGCTGGAGAGGATTTCAAAAGGTCATTCGTGCTTTATGTAATGGGCACTCTTTTGTGCCCAACTGCAAGGCTTGATGTAAGCCCTTCTTTCCTCCATTTTTTGACAAATATGGATGTACTCCATCAATATAATTGGGGCAAGTTCTTGCTTGACCGGCTAGTGCGGGAGATATCGCGTTTTCGTCAAGGGAAGCAACTCGCAGTTGGGGGCTGTCTTTTGTTTCTCCAG CTCTTTTACTATGAGAGTGTTGCTGTTGGAGCAGCATATGAATCAGCCCCTGTAGCTTTTCCTTGCCTATTCTCATGGGGTGAGGAGGAGATTAGTGAGAGGGAAAAGCAAGAGAAGGAACTTGGTGGTTATGGCTCAGGGGAG GTAGTCTGCATGGAAAGAGGACTTGGGATGGGATCACTGGGATACAAAGCCCAAACTGATAGGATGGCGCTTAGAACAGTGGAACCAATGCCAGAGCTTTCTCATGCACAG GATATGGAAGATCAGGAGTATGAGGATACCCTCACAGAACAG GAACATGAACACACAGATAGCATTGAGGGGAATGTAGTCTGTGCAGAGATTGAAGTAGTTGAAGGTTCAGGACAGGTAACTTGTGGAAATATCAATTATGGATGCACAGAAATTGTTAATAACTCGAAGAAAAGAGATCACGAAGAGGCCTGTCCCTATGCACCATGCCCATGCCCTCTCCAGAACTGTAGTGTtgttgattcctccaaagaactctCGTCACATTTCAGCATTAAGCACTGGGATTCAGGGACACACTTCCAGTATGATTGCCCATTGCGTGTCTCATTGAGCAAGAAGGAAACTTTCCTTGTTTTACAATCAGAAAAAGATGGGGTCCTTTTTCTTCTTGCCAAGGGAACACAAAGTATAGGGCATACCGTTGTGATTACTTGTATAGGTCCAAGCTCATCGAAGGAATGCTTCTCTTATGATGTTGTATCAGAAAGAGGAAGCAGCTCACTGAGATTAAAATCATCTGCTCATAGTTTTCCAGGTAGAATTCAAGGTTTACCCCCAGTGGATTTCCTTCTGGTTCCTTTTAGTCATCTCGGCTCATCCGGGCAGCTAGATTTAGAGATTTGTATATGGAGCTCGACAGAGCCTGGATAA
- the LOC107868102 gene encoding uncharacterized protein LOC107868102 isoform X2, which yields MVEVDASPPDLNEKASPPHQTMPMPSRRWNNSTGYLPPATPNSYQVPSEGEYAMGKRKDQGIGIPEGSRKKKKKQAGTPRPACSWVHFSRDFIKEYSATHPESSGLKAATKAASDAWKLMGPEEKAKYTTRAREVWDKYLSSTPARAPKPRKQTKLVTRCSPGRLLNVLQRLTPDQKEAVKSMGFGSILGLRCRTLRRSLCLWLLERFNTVRRSLEICGERIPLTPRDVELVMGLPASGKDVVNSGSDELILELRKRYNATNRGISVRLLEERLAAPEAGEDFKRSFVLYVMGTLLCPTARLDVSPSFLHFLTNMDVLHQYNWGKFLLDRLVREISRFRQGKQLAVGGCLLFLQLFYYESVAVGAAYESAPVAFPCLFSWGEEEISEREKQEKELGGYGSGEVVCMERGLGMGSLGYKAQTDRMALRTVEPMPELSHAQDMEDQEYEDTLTEQEHEHTDSIEGNVVCAEIEVVEGSGQVTCGNINYGCTEIVNNSKKRDHEEACPYAPCPCPLQNCSVVDSSKELSSHFSIKHWDSGTHFQYDCPLRVSLSKKETFLVLQSEKDGVLFLLAKGTQSIGHTVVITCIGPSSSKECFSYDVVSERGSSSLRLKSSAHSFPGRIQGLPPVDFLLVPFSHLGSSGQLDLEICIWSSTEPG from the exons ATGGTCGAGGTTGATGCTTCTCCACCTGATCTCAACGAAAAAGCTTCTCCTCCTCATCAGACAATGCCAATG CCTTCACGCAGGTGGAATAATTctacgggatacctgccacctgcCACCCCCAACAGTtatcag GTGCCAAGTGAAGGAGAATATGCAATGGGAAAGAGGAAGGATCAAGGTATTGGTATACCTGAAGGgagtagaaaaaagaagaaaaagcaagCAGGCACTCCTCGTCCTGCTTGCTCTTGGGTGCACTTCAG CcgtgattttattaaagagtatagTGCTACTCATCCTGAATCTTCAGGCCTGAAAGCT GCCACAAAGGCAGCGTCAGATGCATGGAAGCTGATGGGTCCTGAGGAGAAGGCAAAGTACACTACTCGTGCCCGTGAAGTGTGGGATAAGTATCTGAGCTCAACACCTGCCCGTGCTCCCAAGCCAAGAAAACAG ACCAAATTAGTCACAAGGTGCTCTCCTGGTCGTCTACTAAATGTCTTACAACGGCTAACACCTGACCAGAAAGAGGCTGTAAAAAGCATGGGGTTTGGTAGCATCCTTGGTCTCAGATGTCGAACTCTTCGAAGAAGCTTATGTCTTTGGCTATTGGAGAGGTTCAATACTGTAAGACGCAGCTTGGAAATCTGTGGTGAGAGGATACCTTTAACTCCAAGGGACGTGGAACTTGTAATGGGCTTGCCTGCCAGTGGGAAAGATGTGGTGAACTCAGGGTCTGATGAATTGATTTTAGAATTACGTAAAAGATACAATGCTACCAATCGTGGGATTTCTGTCCGTCTTCTGGAGGAACGACTTGCAGCTCCAGAAGCTGGAGAGGATTTCAAAAGGTCATTCGTGCTTTATGTAATGGGCACTCTTTTGTGCCCAACTGCAAGGCTTGATGTAAGCCCTTCTTTCCTCCATTTTTTGACAAATATGGATGTACTCCATCAATATAATTGGGGCAAGTTCTTGCTTGACCGGCTAGTGCGGGAGATATCGCGTTTTCGTCAAGGGAAGCAACTCGCAGTTGGGGGCTGTCTTTTGTTTCTCCAG CTCTTTTACTATGAGAGTGTTGCTGTTGGAGCAGCATATGAATCAGCCCCTGTAGCTTTTCCTTGCCTATTCTCATGGGGTGAGGAGGAGATTAGTGAGAGGGAAAAGCAAGAGAAGGAACTTGGTGGTTATGGCTCAGGGGAG GTAGTCTGCATGGAAAGAGGACTTGGGATGGGATCACTGGGATACAAAGCCCAAACTGATAGGATGGCGCTTAGAACAGTGGAACCAATGCCAGAGCTTTCTCATGCACAG GATATGGAAGATCAGGAGTATGAGGATACCCTCACAGAACAG GAACATGAACACACAGATAGCATTGAGGGGAATGTAGTCTGTGCAGAGATTGAAGTAGTTGAAGGTTCAGGACAGGTAACTTGTGGAAATATCAATTATGGATGCACAGAAATTGTTAATAACTCGAAGAAAAGAGATCACGAAGAGGCCTGTCCCTATGCACCATGCCCATGCCCTCTCCAGAACTGTAGTGTtgttgattcctccaaagaactctCGTCACATTTCAGCATTAAGCACTGGGATTCAGGGACACACTTCCAGTATGATTGCCCATTGCGTGTCTCATTGAGCAAGAAGGAAACTTTCCTTGTTTTACAATCAGAAAAAGATGGGGTCCTTTTTCTTCTTGCCAAGGGAACACAAAGTATAGGGCATACCGTTGTGATTACTTGTATAGGTCCAAGCTCATCGAAGGAATGCTTCTCTTATGATGTTGTATCAGAAAGAGGAAGCAGCTCACTGAGATTAAAATCATCTGCTCATAGTTTTCCAGGTAGAATTCAAGGTTTACCCCCAGTGGATTTCCTTCTGGTTCCTTTTAGTCATCTCGGCTCATCCGGGCAGCTAGATTTAGAGATTTGTATATGGAGCTCGACAGAGCCTGGATAA
- the LOC107868102 gene encoding uncharacterized protein LOC107868102 isoform X1, producing the protein MVEVDASPPDLNEKASPPHQTMPMCSSQPSRRWNNSTGYLPPATPNSYQVPSEGEYAMGKRKDQGIGIPEGSRKKKKKQAGTPRPACSWVHFSRDFIKEYSATHPESSGLKAATKAASDAWKLMGPEEKAKYTTRAREVWDKYLSSTPARAPKPRKQTKLVTRCSPGRLLNVLQRLTPDQKEAVKSMGFGSILGLRCRTLRRSLCLWLLERFNTVRRSLEICGERIPLTPRDVELVMGLPASGKDVVNSGSDELILELRKRYNATNRGISVRLLEERLAAPEAGEDFKRSFVLYVMGTLLCPTARLDVSPSFLHFLTNMDVLHQYNWGKFLLDRLVREISRFRQGKQLAVGGCLLFLQLFYYESVAVGAAYESAPVAFPCLFSWGEEEISEREKQEKELGGYGSGEVVCMERGLGMGSLGYKAQTDRMALRTVEPMPELSHAQDMEDQEYEDTLTEQEHEHTDSIEGNVVCAEIEVVEGSGQVTCGNINYGCTEIVNNSKKRDHEEACPYAPCPCPLQNCSVVDSSKELSSHFSIKHWDSGTHFQYDCPLRVSLSKKETFLVLQSEKDGVLFLLAKGTQSIGHTVVITCIGPSSSKECFSYDVVSERGSSSLRLKSSAHSFPGRIQGLPPVDFLLVPFSHLGSSGQLDLEICIWSSTEPG; encoded by the exons ATGGTCGAGGTTGATGCTTCTCCACCTGATCTCAACGAAAAAGCTTCTCCTCCTCATCAGACAATGCCAATG TGTTCGAGCCAGCCTTCACGCAGGTGGAATAATTctacgggatacctgccacctgcCACCCCCAACAGTtatcag GTGCCAAGTGAAGGAGAATATGCAATGGGAAAGAGGAAGGATCAAGGTATTGGTATACCTGAAGGgagtagaaaaaagaagaaaaagcaagCAGGCACTCCTCGTCCTGCTTGCTCTTGGGTGCACTTCAG CcgtgattttattaaagagtatagTGCTACTCATCCTGAATCTTCAGGCCTGAAAGCT GCCACAAAGGCAGCGTCAGATGCATGGAAGCTGATGGGTCCTGAGGAGAAGGCAAAGTACACTACTCGTGCCCGTGAAGTGTGGGATAAGTATCTGAGCTCAACACCTGCCCGTGCTCCCAAGCCAAGAAAACAG ACCAAATTAGTCACAAGGTGCTCTCCTGGTCGTCTACTAAATGTCTTACAACGGCTAACACCTGACCAGAAAGAGGCTGTAAAAAGCATGGGGTTTGGTAGCATCCTTGGTCTCAGATGTCGAACTCTTCGAAGAAGCTTATGTCTTTGGCTATTGGAGAGGTTCAATACTGTAAGACGCAGCTTGGAAATCTGTGGTGAGAGGATACCTTTAACTCCAAGGGACGTGGAACTTGTAATGGGCTTGCCTGCCAGTGGGAAAGATGTGGTGAACTCAGGGTCTGATGAATTGATTTTAGAATTACGTAAAAGATACAATGCTACCAATCGTGGGATTTCTGTCCGTCTTCTGGAGGAACGACTTGCAGCTCCAGAAGCTGGAGAGGATTTCAAAAGGTCATTCGTGCTTTATGTAATGGGCACTCTTTTGTGCCCAACTGCAAGGCTTGATGTAAGCCCTTCTTTCCTCCATTTTTTGACAAATATGGATGTACTCCATCAATATAATTGGGGCAAGTTCTTGCTTGACCGGCTAGTGCGGGAGATATCGCGTTTTCGTCAAGGGAAGCAACTCGCAGTTGGGGGCTGTCTTTTGTTTCTCCAG CTCTTTTACTATGAGAGTGTTGCTGTTGGAGCAGCATATGAATCAGCCCCTGTAGCTTTTCCTTGCCTATTCTCATGGGGTGAGGAGGAGATTAGTGAGAGGGAAAAGCAAGAGAAGGAACTTGGTGGTTATGGCTCAGGGGAG GTAGTCTGCATGGAAAGAGGACTTGGGATGGGATCACTGGGATACAAAGCCCAAACTGATAGGATGGCGCTTAGAACAGTGGAACCAATGCCAGAGCTTTCTCATGCACAG GATATGGAAGATCAGGAGTATGAGGATACCCTCACAGAACAG GAACATGAACACACAGATAGCATTGAGGGGAATGTAGTCTGTGCAGAGATTGAAGTAGTTGAAGGTTCAGGACAGGTAACTTGTGGAAATATCAATTATGGATGCACAGAAATTGTTAATAACTCGAAGAAAAGAGATCACGAAGAGGCCTGTCCCTATGCACCATGCCCATGCCCTCTCCAGAACTGTAGTGTtgttgattcctccaaagaactctCGTCACATTTCAGCATTAAGCACTGGGATTCAGGGACACACTTCCAGTATGATTGCCCATTGCGTGTCTCATTGAGCAAGAAGGAAACTTTCCTTGTTTTACAATCAGAAAAAGATGGGGTCCTTTTTCTTCTTGCCAAGGGAACACAAAGTATAGGGCATACCGTTGTGATTACTTGTATAGGTCCAAGCTCATCGAAGGAATGCTTCTCTTATGATGTTGTATCAGAAAGAGGAAGCAGCTCACTGAGATTAAAATCATCTGCTCATAGTTTTCCAGGTAGAATTCAAGGTTTACCCCCAGTGGATTTCCTTCTGGTTCCTTTTAGTCATCTCGGCTCATCCGGGCAGCTAGATTTAGAGATTTGTATATGGAGCTCGACAGAGCCTGGATAA
- the LOC107868102 gene encoding uncharacterized protein LOC107868102 isoform X4 yields MVEVDASPPDLNEKASPPHQTMPMCSSQPSRRWNNSTGYLPPATPNSYQVPSEGEYAMGKRKDQGIGIPEGSRKKKKKQAGTPRPACSWVHFSRDFIKEYSATHPESSGLKAATKAASDAWKLMGPEEKAKYTTRAREVWDKYLSSTPARAPKPRKQTKLVTRCSPGRLLNVLQRLTPDQKEAVKSMGFGSILGLRCRTLRRSLCLWLLERFNTVRRSLEICGERIPLTPRDVELVMGLPASGKDVVNSGSDELILELRKRYNATNRGISVRLLEERLAAPEAGEDFKRSFVLYVMGTLLCPTARLDVSPSFLHFLTNMDVLHQYNWGKFLLDRLVREISRFRQGKQLAVGGCLLFLQLFYYESVAVGAAYESAPVAFPCLFSWGEEEISEREKQEKELGGYGSGEDMEDQEYEDTLTEQEHEHTDSIEGNVVCAEIEVVEGSGQVTCGNINYGCTEIVNNSKKRDHEEACPYAPCPCPLQNCSVVDSSKELSSHFSIKHWDSGTHFQYDCPLRVSLSKKETFLVLQSEKDGVLFLLAKGTQSIGHTVVITCIGPSSSKECFSYDVVSERGSSSLRLKSSAHSFPGRIQGLPPVDFLLVPFSHLGSSGQLDLEICIWSSTEPG; encoded by the exons ATGGTCGAGGTTGATGCTTCTCCACCTGATCTCAACGAAAAAGCTTCTCCTCCTCATCAGACAATGCCAATG TGTTCGAGCCAGCCTTCACGCAGGTGGAATAATTctacgggatacctgccacctgcCACCCCCAACAGTtatcag GTGCCAAGTGAAGGAGAATATGCAATGGGAAAGAGGAAGGATCAAGGTATTGGTATACCTGAAGGgagtagaaaaaagaagaaaaagcaagCAGGCACTCCTCGTCCTGCTTGCTCTTGGGTGCACTTCAG CcgtgattttattaaagagtatagTGCTACTCATCCTGAATCTTCAGGCCTGAAAGCT GCCACAAAGGCAGCGTCAGATGCATGGAAGCTGATGGGTCCTGAGGAGAAGGCAAAGTACACTACTCGTGCCCGTGAAGTGTGGGATAAGTATCTGAGCTCAACACCTGCCCGTGCTCCCAAGCCAAGAAAACAG ACCAAATTAGTCACAAGGTGCTCTCCTGGTCGTCTACTAAATGTCTTACAACGGCTAACACCTGACCAGAAAGAGGCTGTAAAAAGCATGGGGTTTGGTAGCATCCTTGGTCTCAGATGTCGAACTCTTCGAAGAAGCTTATGTCTTTGGCTATTGGAGAGGTTCAATACTGTAAGACGCAGCTTGGAAATCTGTGGTGAGAGGATACCTTTAACTCCAAGGGACGTGGAACTTGTAATGGGCTTGCCTGCCAGTGGGAAAGATGTGGTGAACTCAGGGTCTGATGAATTGATTTTAGAATTACGTAAAAGATACAATGCTACCAATCGTGGGATTTCTGTCCGTCTTCTGGAGGAACGACTTGCAGCTCCAGAAGCTGGAGAGGATTTCAAAAGGTCATTCGTGCTTTATGTAATGGGCACTCTTTTGTGCCCAACTGCAAGGCTTGATGTAAGCCCTTCTTTCCTCCATTTTTTGACAAATATGGATGTACTCCATCAATATAATTGGGGCAAGTTCTTGCTTGACCGGCTAGTGCGGGAGATATCGCGTTTTCGTCAAGGGAAGCAACTCGCAGTTGGGGGCTGTCTTTTGTTTCTCCAG CTCTTTTACTATGAGAGTGTTGCTGTTGGAGCAGCATATGAATCAGCCCCTGTAGCTTTTCCTTGCCTATTCTCATGGGGTGAGGAGGAGATTAGTGAGAGGGAAAAGCAAGAGAAGGAACTTGGTGGTTATGGCTCAGGGGAG GATATGGAAGATCAGGAGTATGAGGATACCCTCACAGAACAG GAACATGAACACACAGATAGCATTGAGGGGAATGTAGTCTGTGCAGAGATTGAAGTAGTTGAAGGTTCAGGACAGGTAACTTGTGGAAATATCAATTATGGATGCACAGAAATTGTTAATAACTCGAAGAAAAGAGATCACGAAGAGGCCTGTCCCTATGCACCATGCCCATGCCCTCTCCAGAACTGTAGTGTtgttgattcctccaaagaactctCGTCACATTTCAGCATTAAGCACTGGGATTCAGGGACACACTTCCAGTATGATTGCCCATTGCGTGTCTCATTGAGCAAGAAGGAAACTTTCCTTGTTTTACAATCAGAAAAAGATGGGGTCCTTTTTCTTCTTGCCAAGGGAACACAAAGTATAGGGCATACCGTTGTGATTACTTGTATAGGTCCAAGCTCATCGAAGGAATGCTTCTCTTATGATGTTGTATCAGAAAGAGGAAGCAGCTCACTGAGATTAAAATCATCTGCTCATAGTTTTCCAGGTAGAATTCAAGGTTTACCCCCAGTGGATTTCCTTCTGGTTCCTTTTAGTCATCTCGGCTCATCCGGGCAGCTAGATTTAGAGATTTGTATATGGAGCTCGACAGAGCCTGGATAA